The genomic stretch CCCCATCGCGCGCGGCATGAAGGACGCAGGCTGCAAGGTGACTTCCATCATCGGGGCCCGCAACAAGGATCTATTGATCCTGGAAGACAAGATGCGGCTGGCCTCCCATGACCTGCACGTCTGCACCGACGACGGCAGCCACGGACGCAAGGGCTTCGTGACCGAAGTGTTGCGGGAACTTCTGGAGCAGGGCGGGATCGATCAGGTGGTGGCCATCGGCCCCGTGCCGATGATGAAGTTCGTCTCGCTTCTGACCAAGGAATTCGGGGTCCCGACCATGGTCAGCCTCAACCCGATCATGATCGATGGCACCGGCATGTGCGGCGGGTGCCGGGTTTCCGTCGGTGGGGAGACAAAGTTCGGTTGCGTGGACGGCCCGGAGTTCGATGGCCACAAGGTGGATTTCGATGAGCTGATTTTGCGTCTGCAGGCCTACACGGAACAGGAGAAGCTCAGTCTGCATAAGTGCAAATGCGAAGGAGAGCGGTAGATGGAGGGTACGAACAAGAAATCACGTCTGGCCATGCCGGAGCAGGAGCCCAAGGTTCGGGCCAAAAATTTTGAGGAAGTGCCCCTGGGTTACACCCCGGAAATGGCCATCGCCGAAGCGAGTCGCTGCCTGCAGTGCAAGAACCCGCTCTGCGTTCAGGGATGCCCCGTGGGTGTCGACATTCCCGCTTTCATAAAACACATCGCCGACGGGAAGTTCGATCTGGCCATTGGCAAGATCTGGGAGCGCAACAGCCTCCCGGCAGTCTGCGGCCGGGTCTGCCCGCAGGAGATCCAGTGCGAGGGCAACTGCATCCTGGGCCGCAAGGGTGAGGCCGTGGCCATCGGCAATCTGGAGCGTTTTGCTGCGGACTGGGAGCGTGCGCATCATGTTTGCGAGCTGCCCTCCCGTGAAAAGGCCACAGGCAAGAAGGTGGCCGTGGTCGGCTCCGGCCCCTCGGGCCTGACCGTGGCCGGAGACCTGATCCTCAAGGGACACGAGGTCACCATTTTCGAGGCTTTTCACAAGCCCGGCGGCGTGCTGGTCTACGGCATCCCCGAGTTCCGGCTGCCCAAGGACATCGTCGCCTCCGAGGTGTCATGCCTTCAGGCCCAGGGCGTGAAAATCGAATGCGACGTGGTCGTGGGGCGTACCGAGACGGTGGACGAACTTTTCGAACTGGGCTTTGACGCCGTATATCTGGGTGTGGGCGCGGGCCTGCCCCGGTTCATGAACATTCCCGGAGAAAACCTGGTCGGGGTGCTTTCGGCCAACGAATACCTGACCCGGGCCAACCTGATGAAGGCCTACCTTTTCCCGAAAGTGGACACGCCCATCCCCCAGGGGCGGCACGTAGTGGTGCTGGGCGCCGGCAACGTGGCCATGGACAGCGCCCGCACGGCCATGCGCCTGGGCGCGGAGAAAGTCAGCATCGTCTATCGCCGCTCAAGGGCAGAGATGCCGGCCCGAAGCGCGGAGATTCACCACGCCGAGGAGGAGGGGCTCAATTTTGAGTTACTGTCCAATCCGGTGCGCTATCTGGGGGATGAAAAAGGGCGCCTGACGGGCATCGAATGCGTGCGCATGGAGCTGGGCGAGCCTGATTCGTCGGGGCGCAGGCGTCCGGTGACCGTACCCGGTTCGGAGTTTGTCATCGAGTGCGACCTGGCCATCGTGGCCATCGGCTCCGGGGCAAATCCGCTGCTGACACGCTCGACCCCCGACCTGCCCCTGGGCAAATCCGGGTACATCCTTGCCAATCCGGACACCGGCAAGACCGGCAAGAAGGCCGTCTGGGCCGGAGGCGACATCGTCACCGGAGCGGCAACCGTAATTCTGGCCATGGGCGCGGGCAGAAAGGCTGCGGACTCGATCCACGAATATCTGACCTGGGGCTGGTAGAATCATCCTTTTCAGCTAAGACGCCCTTCACGACCTCGAAAAGCTGCTCCCGGCAGGCGCCACGACGGATGTTTCCGTTTTGTGTCCGTCTGCCTGGAGCAGCTTTGTTTCATCAGTCCGCCATCCCCCTTGGAATATCACATCTGCCGGACTCAGTCAGACAGCCGACGCACCTCAAGACCATGACGCCCTCGGACCTTGAGGTTTTGGTGGGCTGTTTTGTCTCGGTTGGTTGAGGGAAGATTGTTTTGAGCTGGTTTGGGGAGGCGTGGGGAACTGGAGCGTTACGCGGTCTGGGGGGAAGTTGGTGTGTCCATTGAAGTGAAGACAGATCAGTGGATGAAGTGGGCGCCTTGCATCGGTGGTGGCACATGAAGCGCAGTGTGTCTGAATTATTTTCATTTTTACGAGGGAAGTGCAGTGTTTTGGTGATCAATATTCAGTTGAGAGGGGAAAATTTATTTTGAGAGTGGAATTTGTCTGAAAAATCGGACACAATTCTGGGGTAATAAAGGTTGTTTTTTTATGTATTGCTATTTTTTTTGCAAATATTACGTTCTCAAAATTTATCTATAATGGTAATATTATGCTTTTTTTTTAAACATTTTTTGATTTTTGTTCTTGATTAAATTGTAATCAAAATAATTATGCGTTTTGATAAATTTATCACGAATAAAATTGGTTGTGCGAACAGTTTGGAAAGCGATTTTTTTTTGTTCATTTATGAAAAAAAAGGATGAATTATTCATAAATTCTTGCAGTAAAACGTCTCGAAGAGTAATCCCGTCCAAACTAATTTAACTGTTGGAGGGTATCTGGAATGTTGAAACTGAAGACCATTCTTGCGTTTGCGGTGGGTGCGGTTTTTCTTTGTACTGCGTCCGCCATCGCTGCTCCCATCGTCATCAAATTCTCCCACGTTGTTGCCGAAGATACTCCCAAGGGGATCATGGCCAACAAATTTCGCGATCTTGTAACCGAACGCCTTGGCGACAAGGTTGTGGTCGAAGTCTATCCCAACTCCCAACTCTTCGGTGACGGCAAGGAACTCGAAGCCCTTCTTCTGGGTGACGTGCATCTGCTGGCTCCGGCATTGTCCAAATTTCAGAAATACACTCCATTGCTGCAGATCTACGACCTGCCCTTCCTGTTCAAGGACATGGCCGCCATCGACACGTTTCAGCAGGGCCCCCAAGGCCGGGCGCTGCTAACATCCATGAAGGACAAGGGCATCATCGGGCTTGAATACCTGCACAACGGTTTGAAGCAGATTTCCGCCAACGACCCCATTCATGGTCCCGGCGACGCCAAGAACAAGAAATTCAGGATCATGACCTCCGACGTTCTGGCCGCCCAGTTTGAAGCCGTCGGCGCCATGCCGCTCAAGAAGCCCTTCGCCGAAGTCTTCACCCTGCTGCAGACCCGGGCCATCGATGGACAGGAAAATTCCTGGTCGAACATCTATTCCCAGAAATTTTACGAAGTGCAGCCCTACATCACCGAGACCAATCACGGCATCCTGGACTATCTCGTCATCAGTTCCACGGAATTCTGGGATGGCCTGCCGGCCGATGTGCGTCCCGTGCTTGAAGAGTGCCTGAAAGAATCCATCGTTGCCGGTAACGCCGCTGCCGCTCAGAAGGATCTGGACGACAAGCAGAAGATCATCGATTCCAAGCGCAGCGAGATCATTACGCTGACCGAAGAAGAACGCGCCGCCTGGGTCGAAGCCATGAAGCCGGTCTGGAAGAAGTTCGAGGACGCAGTGGGCAAGGAAAACCTCGAAGCAGCCATCGCCTCCAACAATTAGTCTCGTCAGATCATGAATACATTCATCAACAAAGTGGAGGAGGGGATCATTTCCCTCCTCCTTGCTTCCATGACGCTGCTTGTTTTCATGGAAGTGCTCATGCGGTTCGGGTTCAACGTGGGCATCCACTGGGCCCAGGAGTTGACCCTGCTGCTGTCGGGCTGGATGGTCATGTTCGGGGTTTCCTACGGCATCAAGGTCGGGTCGCACATCGGGGTCGACGCCTTGGTCAGGCTGTTTCCGACAAATGTGCGCAGGGTCATCTCCATTGTGGCCATTCTGCTGTGCCTGCTCTATTGCGGGCTTTTTCTCGTAGGCAGCTGGACCTATCTCGGGAAGCTCAAAAGCATAGGGATCCACCTTGAGGACATACCTGTTCCCAAATGGATCGCCAATAGCATCCTCTTTGGCGGTATGATCATGCTGGCCATCCGTCTTCTGGATCTCCTCTGGGCAGTCATTCGGGGACGACAGGAAGGTTTCAAGCTGCTGGATGAGGCCAAGGAGAGCATGTATCTGGCGCAAAAAGAGGGTACTTCCCTGGATGGAGACGACGAATGACAACTGCGGCACTGTTCACCCTGCTCTTCCTCTTTATTGCCACGGGGATGCCCATCGCCATTGCGCTGGGTCTTTCGAGCATCACGACCATCCTGTTCTTTTCCAACGATTCCCTGGCGTCCATCGCCTTGAAACTTTTTGAATCGGTTTCCGAACACTATACCCTGCTGGCCATTCCGTTTTTCATTCTGTCCTCCCAGTTCTTATCCACGGGGGGCGTGGCCAAGCGTCTCATCAATTTCGCCCTCGACTGCATTGGGCACGTCAAGGGCGGCCTGGCCATGGCCTCGGTCCTGGCCTGCATGCTCTTTGCCGCCGTATCCGGGTCTTCACCGGCCACGGTGGCCGCCATCGGCAGCATCGTCATCGGCGGCATGGTCCGTTCGGGCTATCCTGAAACCTTCGCGGCCGGAGTCATCTGCAATGCCGGAACGCTCGGCATTCTCATTCCGCCGTCCATCGTCATGCTCGTATATGCGGCGGCGACCCAGGAGTCGGCGGCACGTCTGTTCATGGCCGGATTCATCCCCGGCCTCTGTCTGGGACTGCTGCTCATGATCGCCATCTACATCGTGGCCCGGATCAAGAATTATCCGGCCCTGGCCTGGCCTGGATTCAGGCAGGTTTTCAGGTCCGGATTCACGGCCATGGGCGGACTGATGCTGGTCGTCATCGTGCTCGGGTCCATCTACGGCGGCATCTGCAGTCCCACGGAAGCGGCGGCCATTTCGGCCGTGTACGCCTACTGGATCGCCGTCTTCGTCTATCGTGACATGGGGCCGCTCAAGGAAGTGCCCTTGCGCAAGGTGGACGAGCCGCTTTCCTCGGCCCTTATTCGCGGATTGTGGCAGACCGCCGTAGCCATTCCTCGGTCCTGGGTCCATCCGGAAGTGCGGCATGTGATCCTGGATGCGGCGAAGGTCAGCATCATGCTGCTCTTCATCATCGGCAACGCCATGCTCTTTGCCCACGTGCTGACCACGGAGCGGATTCCGCATCTCATCGCCGAGACTATCGTCGGTTGGGGCTTGCCGGCCTGGGGCTTCCTGATCGTGGTCAACATCCTGCTGCTTGTCGCTGGTAACTTCATGGAACCTTCGGCCATCACCATGATCATGATCCCGATCCTGTTTCCCATCGCGGTCAAGCTCGGCATCGATCCCATTCATCTGGGCGTCATCTGCGTGGTCAACATGGAGATCGGGCTGATAACGCCGCCGGTCGGGCTCAACCTCTTTGTCACGGCGGGTATCACCAAACGCGATCTGACCTGGGTCGTGCGCGCGGCGCTGCCGTGGCTGATGATCCTGCTTTTCTTCCTCATCCTCATCACCTACATTCCGCAGATATCCTTGTGGCTGCCCGAGTATATCGACAAGCTCAAAGGGTATTGACGCGGGTGTCGGAAAAAAACGGTTGTGCAACCGGGCTTCGCAAGGAGCCCGGTTTTTTCATGCATTCTTTGTCGGGCGGGGGGTGTCAGGCGGGCTTGTCCGCCGGTGTCGCTTCATCCAGCTGGCGCAATTTTTTCTGGCAGGCGGGGCAGATTCCTTCCAGGCGGATGTCGACGTGGCGGATGTCGAGAGAGAGGTCGTCCAAGGCGTGGCGGTCCACCGGCAGCTGCCGGGCATCAAGACACAGGTAGCAGTCGCAGCGGGTGCAGTGGAAGTGCGGGTGCTCGTCCTCGTTGGCGATCCGCAGGCAGAAGCGTTGGGATTTTTCGCCGAGCCCAAGCCGGTTCAGGACGTTGTGTTCCACCAGCAGGTCCAGGATGCGATACACCGTGACCCGGTTGATATCGTTCTTGGCGCTGATTTTTTCCAGAATTTCCTGAGCGCTGGACGGATGCGCTGTGTTGCCGACGGCCATGAGCACTTGCAGGCGGTGTTCGGTGATCTCAAGGCCGGCTTCCTTCAGGCGGTTTGTGGCCGCCTTTGCGGACATGCGCGCTTTCATGTCCGCCGCCAAAGTGTTTTGCATCCCCAGGCGACGACGTATCCGGTCGTGGCCACGGCGATGATGGACGCTCCGGAGGTCAGGTCCAGATGATAGGAGACCGCCAGTCCGCAGAGACAGAAGAACAGGCTGGCCAGGGTCGCGAGGACCATGGTTTTCCAAAGGGAGTTGGTGAAGAGCTCGGCCAGCATGGGCGGGATGGTCAAAAGCGCGATGACCAGAATGAGGCCCGCGACCTGTATGACCATGACCACGGTCACTGCGGTCATGACCTGCATCAGGACGTAGAGCATGCGCACAGGCACGCCCGTGGAACGTGCGAATTCCATGTCGAAGGACAGGGACAAAAAGTCCTTGTACCAGAAAAGGACCACGGCCAGGATGAAGAGATCGAGCAGGAGCATGATCCAGATGTCGCTTGCGGGCACCGCCAGGAGGCTGCCGAAGAGATAGCTCATGAGGTCGACGTTGTAGCCCGGGGTCAGGTCCAGAAGAATGATGCCAAAGGCCATGCCTGCGGCCCACATGATGCCGATGATGCCGTCGCTGCGTTCGCTGCGGCCAAAGGAGGCCAGGGCCATGATCAGGGCGGCCAGCACCGTGAATCCCACGGCGCAGGGCAGCACCGGGAGCCCCAGGAAGAAGGCCAGACCCACGCCTCCGTATGC from Desulfomicrobium apsheronum encodes the following:
- a CDS encoding sulfide/dihydroorotate dehydrogenase-like FAD/NAD-binding protein: MFKIVKREEMAGGTVILNEIDAPRIAAKARPGQFLILKANEDGERIPLTMAETDPVKGTVTVIYMVVGKSTELFSRLQVGDAFQNVIGPLGQPTHIEAGKNVVCVGGGTGVAVLHPIARGMKDAGCKVTSIIGARNKDLLILEDKMRLASHDLHVCTDDGSHGRKGFVTEVLRELLEQGGIDQVVAIGPVPMMKFVSLLTKEFGVPTMVSLNPIMIDGTGMCGGCRVSVGGETKFGCVDGPEFDGHKVDFDELILRLQAYTEQEKLSLHKCKCEGER
- the gltA gene encoding NADPH-dependent glutamate synthase codes for the protein MEGTNKKSRLAMPEQEPKVRAKNFEEVPLGYTPEMAIAEASRCLQCKNPLCVQGCPVGVDIPAFIKHIADGKFDLAIGKIWERNSLPAVCGRVCPQEIQCEGNCILGRKGEAVAIGNLERFAADWERAHHVCELPSREKATGKKVAVVGSGPSGLTVAGDLILKGHEVTIFEAFHKPGGVLVYGIPEFRLPKDIVASEVSCLQAQGVKIECDVVVGRTETVDELFELGFDAVYLGVGAGLPRFMNIPGENLVGVLSANEYLTRANLMKAYLFPKVDTPIPQGRHVVVLGAGNVAMDSARTAMRLGAEKVSIVYRRSRAEMPARSAEIHHAEEEGLNFELLSNPVRYLGDEKGRLTGIECVRMELGEPDSSGRRRPVTVPGSEFVIECDLAIVAIGSGANPLLTRSTPDLPLGKSGYILANPDTGKTGKKAVWAGGDIVTGAATVILAMGAGRKAADSIHEYLTWGW
- a CDS encoding TRAP transporter substrate-binding protein — translated: MLKLKTILAFAVGAVFLCTASAIAAPIVIKFSHVVAEDTPKGIMANKFRDLVTERLGDKVVVEVYPNSQLFGDGKELEALLLGDVHLLAPALSKFQKYTPLLQIYDLPFLFKDMAAIDTFQQGPQGRALLTSMKDKGIIGLEYLHNGLKQISANDPIHGPGDAKNKKFRIMTSDVLAAQFEAVGAMPLKKPFAEVFTLLQTRAIDGQENSWSNIYSQKFYEVQPYITETNHGILDYLVISSTEFWDGLPADVRPVLEECLKESIVAGNAAAAQKDLDDKQKIIDSKRSEIITLTEEERAAWVEAMKPVWKKFEDAVGKENLEAAIASNN
- a CDS encoding TRAP transporter small permease is translated as MNTFINKVEEGIISLLLASMTLLVFMEVLMRFGFNVGIHWAQELTLLLSGWMVMFGVSYGIKVGSHIGVDALVRLFPTNVRRVISIVAILLCLLYCGLFLVGSWTYLGKLKSIGIHLEDIPVPKWIANSILFGGMIMLAIRLLDLLWAVIRGRQEGFKLLDEAKESMYLAQKEGTSLDGDDE
- a CDS encoding TRAP transporter large permease gives rise to the protein MTTAALFTLLFLFIATGMPIAIALGLSSITTILFFSNDSLASIALKLFESVSEHYTLLAIPFFILSSQFLSTGGVAKRLINFALDCIGHVKGGLAMASVLACMLFAAVSGSSPATVAAIGSIVIGGMVRSGYPETFAAGVICNAGTLGILIPPSIVMLVYAAATQESAARLFMAGFIPGLCLGLLLMIAIYIVARIKNYPALAWPGFRQVFRSGFTAMGGLMLVVIVLGSIYGGICSPTEAAAISAVYAYWIAVFVYRDMGPLKEVPLRKVDEPLSSALIRGLWQTAVAIPRSWVHPEVRHVILDAAKVSIMLLFIIGNAMLFAHVLTTERIPHLIAETIVGWGLPAWGFLIVVNILLLVAGNFMEPSAITMIMIPILFPIAVKLGIDPIHLGVICVVNMEIGLITPPVGLNLFVTAGITKRDLTWVVRAALPWLMILLFFLILITYIPQISLWLPEYIDKLKGY
- a CDS encoding Fur family transcriptional regulator, whose protein sequence is MKARMSAKAATNRLKEAGLEITEHRLQVLMAVGNTAHPSSAQEILEKISAKNDINRVTVYRILDLLVEHNVLNRLGLGEKSQRFCLRIANEDEHPHFHCTRCDCYLCLDARQLPVDRHALDDLSLDIRHVDIRLEGICPACQKKLRQLDEATPADKPA
- a CDS encoding metal ABC transporter permease; its protein translation is MNSVLSMEFMQNALMAGVLASLACGIIGSLVVVNRQVFMAGGVAHTAYGGVGLAFFLGLPVLPCAVGFTVLAALIMALASFGRSERSDGIIGIMWAAGMAFGIILLDLTPGYNVDLMSYLFGSLLAVPASDIWIMLLLDLFILAVVLFWYKDFLSLSFDMEFARSTGVPVRMLYVLMQVMTAVTVVMVIQVAGLILVIALLTIPPMLAELFTNSLWKTMVLATLASLFFCLCGLAVSYHLDLTSGASIIAVATTGYVVAWGCKTLWRRT